CCTCATCCTTTACAAGCCAGACGGCAGGCCGGTTCTGGTAATCCCTGTTCTGGATCACCGCTCTTGAGGGCACAAGGAGCGCTGACCGGGCAGTGGCGGTGGTCACCTTCACATAAAGATAGACGCCGGGAAGGAGCTGATTGTCGGCATTATCGACGAGGGCCTCGACGATTCCCGTCCGCGCCCTGGGATCGACAGCCGGAAAGACAGCAGTTATGGGTGCGCTGTGCCATGTATCGGGAGCGAAGGGGAGGGCATATTCCAGGCTGTTTCCCCTGCGGATTGAAGCAATATCTTTCTGGGCAAGCACGGCCTGAATTCTCACCTTGCGCAGATCAGCCAGGCGAAGGATGGGAGTGCCGGGCGAAACAAGCGTGCCGGGCGAAACAAGCCTTGCCGTCACGTAGGCAGGGAAAGGCGCCTGAAGCGTTGTATAGCCAAGAACTATGTGTGCCGTCTGCTCCGCGGTTTTCGCCTGAATGACCGAAGCCTCCTGCTTGCTGAGCTCCGCCCGGGCAGACGATTCCGCATATTTGAGAGAGCTCACCCGGTTTTGCGCCGCGCTCTCCCGTTTTCGCGCCGCCTCGACACGTGCGCCGGCGGAGCGGTATTTCGATTCCGTCAACTGGAACTCGTCTTTCGAAATGGCCCCTTCTTTAAAAAGCGATGTCCCGCGGCCATACTCCTCTGTCCAGTAGGAGAGATCGGCCCTTGCATCCCTTACCTCCGCTCCTGCGGCCTCGTGTTCATTTTTCGCAGCCTCCCGGTCGAAGGTGAGGCTCCTGCGTTTTCCTTCGATGACCGCTCTCTCTCCTTCAGAGGAGCGCACCCCCCAGAGGGCTTCATTAGCCCGCGAGGAAAGCTCTGCAGTATCGAGCTCCGCGAGCACCTGACCTTCGCTCACCTGCTCGCCGGGGTAGGCCGACATCTTTATGATTCGCCCGGTGACACGGGGGAAGATGTCGATTTCGCTCCGGGCAAGGATGCTTCCGTAGGTGGAGGTCTTTATCTTGAAGTTTTTCTTTATGACTGTCGCTGTCGATACTGGAAAGCTGCCCTGGGGAGGCTGCATGACTGACATATCCATGGACTGGCTCTCGATGACGCCCATCTGACCGGGCTTTTTGAACTTGTTGACGACGGCGACCGCAATGACAAGCGCGACAATGAGGAGAATGATTCCGGCGGCTATTGAAAAAATATGCCCCCACGGCGAAGGCTTTTCTTTTATTTCATCCACGTATTTCTCCCCCTCATCATCACGGAGAGCATTTTCATACTTTCGGTGATATTTGCCTCCCCATGGTCAGGTACTGAAGTGCGGCTGGCTGTAAACCGTGGCAGGAGAAGAGTGCGATTCCTGAAGGTATGATGTCATGAATTTCAACCTTCATCCGGTGAAAACCTTTTCGCGCTTGCAAAAAGCACCCGGACCTACCCCTCTCCAAGCCGCACCCATATGATAAGAACAAGCGCATCAGCCTTCTCATTGAAGGGCCTGTCTCTTTATGAGGTCTTCTCAATGGCAGGAAGTGAAAATAGTATTCACGATGAGAAACTTTTCTTGAAAAGCCGGGTCAAAGCATCTGAGGGGAAAGCGAAAGGAGAGGTGATATATGAAAGGGAGTTTATGAGGCTCCTTATTATATCAGACTCAGCAAGGTAAAATTATAAGAAAGGTGACATATGAAAAGCAGTTCTTTAAAAATCTTAATTGTAGTAACGGTAATATTCGTCTTTGCGGTGAGTGTGACTTCGCTTGTAATGTCCTATGAAGGCGGCGGAAAGAGCACCGGGGGAAAGCACCAGGGATGCATGCTGGACCGGATGAAGAGCGACCTCGGGCTTACCGATGCTCAGGCAGGGCAGCTCAAAACTCTCATGGAGAAAAACCGTGCAGAGAGAATGGCGGAGAGGGAAGAGATGAGCGCCCGCGTGAGAACGGTCCTCACTCCGGAACAGCAGAAGTTATGGGACAGCAGCATGGCGGAAAGAAAAGGTAAGATGAGGGGATGCCCCAAGGACTCTGCCGGCTCGGAGAAAAGCTCCGCCAAAGGAGAAAACTGCAAAAAGGGTAAGGGATTTATGAGCGGTCTCAATCTCACCGAGGTGCAGAAAGAGAAGATAAGCTCAATCAAGTCTGAAGAAAAAGCAAAGGGTAAGGCATTGAAAGAATCCCGCACCAAGGAGCTTCAAAAAATTCTCACTCCCGAGCAGTACAAGAAGTTTGAAGCTAAGAAGAAAGAGCACCAGGGAAAAGGAGGGATGCATCACCGCGGTGGAAAGGGAAATTGCAATTCATCGCCGGATTCACCCAATAAGGGCATGAAGTAAACCTGAAGGAATCTGGTGAGCGAGAGCACATCAAGAGGTGCTTTTAACAATCAGAGTAAAGTGAAAAGCCCCGGGCATTGTAACCAGTGTCCGGGGCTTGCCTCATTTTCAGGAGCGCTGAAATACATGGAATATAAGCTTCCTGCATGGGGTATTGTATAATGCAGGGGGAGAAGGACAACGTCATAACCCCTCCGGGTCCTTCTCCCCTCTGCGGACAGGTCGGCATCCGAAGGAGCACACGATGAACACTTTTTCTTATGAAAATAGAACCGGCCACCCTTTGAGGAGATTACTGCTCTCACTCATCACTCAGACAATGGTTTTCCTGCTCTTCATGTCTGCCGTGCCGGCTGCGGCCCAGGCAGATACATCGGCCTCATCAGCTCTTCCCGGGGGATTCGAGGTTCTCAGGCAGTACGGCAGGCCATGCCGCCTGCAGGGCCAGTCGCCTCTTCTCATTTACTCCAATGACGACCGCTTCCGCCAGGTCTTCCTTTATGCCATCGAGAGCTGGAACAATGCCGCACGGAGCCTGGGAATGGCGCCGCTCTTCGCAGGCGCCGGGAGCCTCTCGGAGGCCGACGTGACGCTGGACTGGTCGGGCAAGGGCCTCCCGCCCTATGCCGCGGGGGGCGTCTGGTGGTACTCGGGCGATGAGGTCGAGAGAGTCAAGGGCATTACGATGGAGCCAAACACTCGCATTCCAGAGGGGAACCTCGCGGAGATTCTCATGCAGGAGCTGGGCCACGTTATCGGCCTGGGGCACTCCCAGGACAGCGGCGACATCATGTATCAGGCCATGCACCGTCATCGCTATCCGTCCCTCTCGTCGGTGCACCTCACCCAGCGGGATATGCAGGCCTTTGCATGGCTCTACAGCCAGCAGGCTTTCGTCCCCATCTTAGGTATCAGGCAGGCGCAGTAATTCAGCTCTTCTTGCGGTAACGGCTCAGGCCCCTCTGCGCAGTGACTGCTGATAGCGTTAAAATTTGCAGGTGACCCGGAACCCGGCTAGTGCCGAAAAAAGTACGTCACCGCACACTACGACCTGCTTCTTATCCTCTCCATGATCCCTCAGCTCTGCAGTGAATGAAATGAAAGGAGATTGCCCTGACGGGCACCCGGACATCACCTTCATTTGCTGGGGATTTAAGAACAGGCGGTATCGCATAATTTTACAATAATCAAGAAAAACCAGAATCTTTCCTATTGAATGCATCATGAAAAAGAGAGATGATATACAGTGAGAAGTTGTCACACATTCATCAGGGCGGGGACAATACCCGGTACCCTCGCAGGCACCATAAGGAGAAGTCTTGGTGATCGTAAAAAAGCTGAAAGTCACTGTGGAGCGACAGGTTGAAATCCATGGGGGCATCGACAAAATATCAACAGCACGGTATTCATACTATGTTTTGCTCATGCTCTCAACAATAATCACCGCCTGCGGGCTCCTGGCAAACAGCACGGCGGTAGTTATTGGTGCTATGCTCGTCGCCCCTCTTATGGGACCTGTATTTGGAATCGCTCTCGGCCTCTCTCAGCTCAGGAGAGGAGCCAAAAAAATATTCCCTCTGCTTTACATAGTCACACAAGGAGGTTCTCGATGGTAGAACTGATGCATCGCTTGGAAAGTATACTCCATGGCTGGTTAAACGACCCGACGGCAGTGAAAGTGGTTTTTCTCATTCTGGGGCTTATCATACTCATCATCATTGTCCGCTTTACGCAGCGTACTCTTGAGCGCCGGATAAATAGTATCGAGCGTGTCTACCCGCTTAAGAAGCTCACCGCAGGAATCGGCTATGTCCTGGCTTTTCTTCTGGTGATCAGCGTTTTCCGGGACAGGCTTGGCGGCCTGACGCTGGCCTTTGGCGTGGCCGGCGCCGGCGTTGCCTTTGCCCTGCAGACTGTCATTACCAGTATTGCCGGGTGGGTGGCGATAATGATGGGTAACTTCTACCGTATCGGCGACCGCGTGCTG
The Candidatus Eremiobacterota bacterium genome window above contains:
- a CDS encoding efflux RND transporter periplasmic adaptor subunit, which encodes MDEIKEKPSPWGHIFSIAAGIILLIVALVIAVAVVNKFKKPGQMGVIESQSMDMSVMQPPQGSFPVSTATVIKKNFKIKTSTYGSILARSEIDIFPRVTGRIIKMSAYPGEQVSEGQVLAELDTAELSSRANEALWGVRSSEGERAVIEGKRRSLTFDREAAKNEHEAAGAEVRDARADLSYWTEEYGRGTSLFKEGAISKDEFQLTESKYRSAGARVEAARKRESAAQNRVSSLKYAESSARAELSKQEASVIQAKTAEQTAHIVLGYTTLQAPFPAYVTARLVSPGTLVSPGTPILRLADLRKVRIQAVLAQKDIASIRRGNSLEYALPFAPDTWHSAPITAVFPAVDPRARTGIVEALVDNADNQLLPGVYLYVKVTTATARSALLVPSRAVIQNRDYQNRPAVWLVKDEGNGEVSLYTCSMHPEVITRKPGDCPKCGMVLIPRESTGGLHVYLTTVKRGLSDGTDTQIIEGLKEGDEIAVDGIEDLQNGNMVTPTAWGRGGPEKMPGPHGSMPGGMPGMPAESPMPGAMHGMPVESPMQSRSPEAGKSPMEKQYTCPMHPEVISSKPGSCPKCGMKLVHR
- a CDS encoding matrixin family metalloprotease, with the protein product MNTFSYENRTGHPLRRLLLSLITQTMVFLLFMSAVPAAAQADTSASSALPGGFEVLRQYGRPCRLQGQSPLLIYSNDDRFRQVFLYAIESWNNAARSLGMAPLFAGAGSLSEADVTLDWSGKGLPPYAAGGVWWYSGDEVERVKGITMEPNTRIPEGNLAEILMQELGHVIGLGHSQDSGDIMYQAMHRHRYPSLSSVHLTQRDMQAFAWLYSQQAFVPILGIRQAQ